One Watersipora subatra chromosome 4, tzWatSuba1.1, whole genome shotgun sequence genomic window carries:
- the LOC137394698 gene encoding uncharacterized protein, with protein sequence MMRSLAILLALCLAIHHSVAGGLGGGSIGIGGGSFGRGGFGGGFGRGGFGGGFGRGGFGGGFGNGGFGGFGNGGFGGGFGNGGFGGGFGNGLGGGFGGGFGNGFQGGFGGIGGGGFGGFGRY encoded by the exons ATGATGAGGTCATTGGCAATTCTCTTGGCTCTCTGTCTCGCTATCCATCATTCTGTAGCAGGTGGATTAGG gggTGGATCCATTGGAATAGGTGGTGGAAGCTTTGGTAGAGGtggttttggaggaggatttgGTAGAGGtggttttggaggaggatttgGTAGAGGaggttttggaggaggatttgGTAATGGAGGTTTTGGAGGATTTGGAAATGGaggttttggaggaggatttgGTAATGGAGGTTTTGGAGGTGGATTTGGAAATGGACTTGGAGGTGGATTTGGAGGTGGATTTGGAAACGGATTTCAGGGTGGATTCGGTGGAATCGGAGGAGGTGGATTTGGTGGATTCGGAAGAT ATTAG